In one window of Burkholderia sp. NRF60-BP8 DNA:
- a CDS encoding transglutaminase family protein: MVTTKGVPKTPAGAANARQAPAAAASAPIATDAPAAVAPGRLLRVTHDTEYRYAARVESAQHQARLQPLATPRQQVLSFALDIEPSPETVCTEIDAFGNARASFALNQPHDTLLVRSRSTVRVTPPAWSLGARGEPPPAIANPDAAHATAWEAVRDRLRFRAGQPYDPASEFVFASPHVACDPELAAYAAASFTPQRPLVQAAWDLMRRVHADFAYTPNSTDITTSALDALRLRKGVCQDFAHVMIGALRSLGLAARYISGYLLTQPPPGQPRLIGADASHAWVDVYDPAWPEDGGWLQLDPTNDRAPGDDYVMLSVGRDYADVTPLRGVIRGGGADQELRVGVTVEPLDAA; this comes from the coding sequence ATGGTGACGACGAAAGGCGTGCCGAAAACACCGGCCGGCGCCGCAAACGCGCGGCAGGCGCCGGCTGCCGCGGCCTCGGCGCCGATCGCGACGGATGCGCCGGCCGCCGTCGCGCCGGGCCGGTTGCTGCGCGTCACGCACGACACCGAATATCGTTACGCGGCGCGCGTCGAATCCGCGCAGCACCAGGCACGCCTGCAACCGCTCGCGACGCCGCGCCAGCAGGTGCTGTCGTTCGCGCTCGACATCGAACCTTCACCGGAAACGGTCTGCACCGAGATCGATGCGTTCGGCAACGCGCGGGCGTCGTTCGCGCTGAATCAGCCGCACGACACGCTGCTGGTGCGCAGCCGCAGCACCGTGCGCGTGACGCCGCCCGCGTGGTCGCTCGGCGCGCGCGGCGAGCCGCCGCCTGCGATCGCGAACCCGGACGCCGCGCATGCCACCGCCTGGGAGGCCGTGCGCGACCGCTTGCGGTTCCGCGCGGGGCAACCGTACGATCCGGCGAGCGAGTTCGTGTTCGCGTCGCCGCACGTCGCGTGCGACCCCGAACTCGCCGCGTACGCGGCCGCGAGCTTCACGCCGCAACGGCCGCTCGTGCAGGCTGCGTGGGACCTGATGCGCCGCGTGCATGCCGATTTCGCGTACACGCCGAACAGCACCGACATCACGACGTCGGCGCTCGATGCGCTGCGGTTGCGCAAGGGCGTCTGCCAGGATTTCGCGCACGTGATGATCGGCGCGCTGCGCTCGCTCGGGCTGGCCGCGCGGTACATCAGCGGCTACCTGCTGACGCAGCCGCCGCCCGGTCAGCCGCGGCTGATCGGCGCCGACGCGTCGCATGCATGGGTCGACGTGTACGATCCGGCGTGGCCCGAGGACGGCGGCTGGCTGCAACTCGATCCGACCAACGATCGTGCGCCGGGCGACGACTACGTGATGCTGTCGGTCGGCCGCGACTATGCGGACGTGACGCCGCTGCGCGGCGTGATCCGTGGCGGCGGCGCGGATCAGGAGCTGAGGGTCGGCGTGACGGTCGAGCCGCTCGATGCGGCTTGA
- the pip gene encoding prolyl aminopeptidase, whose product MYPPIEPYAHGHLDTGDGHRIYWERCGNPAGKPAVFLHGGPGAGCGPDHRRLFDPERYDILLFDQRGCGRSTPHASLENNTTWDLVADIERLREMVGAEQWLVFGGSWGSALAIAYAETHPERVSALIVRGIFTMRRAELLWYYQAGASWLFPDHWEDFLAPIPEAERGDLMAAYHRRLTGDDEAAKLEAARAWSVWEGRTITLLPDPALAAHFADGHYALAFARIENHYFVNKGFVEEGQLLRDAHRLAGIPGVIVQGRYDIATPARTAWELSKAWPDATFEIVPGAGHAYNEPGILEALVAATDRFAA is encoded by the coding sequence GTGTATCCACCGATCGAACCTTACGCCCACGGCCACCTCGACACCGGCGACGGCCACCGCATCTACTGGGAACGCTGCGGCAACCCGGCCGGCAAGCCTGCCGTGTTCCTGCACGGCGGCCCCGGCGCCGGCTGCGGCCCCGACCATCGCCGTCTGTTCGATCCCGAGCGCTACGACATCCTGCTGTTCGACCAGCGCGGCTGCGGACGCTCGACGCCGCATGCGAGCCTCGAGAACAACACGACGTGGGATCTGGTCGCCGATATCGAACGCCTGCGGGAGATGGTCGGCGCCGAGCAATGGCTCGTATTCGGCGGCTCGTGGGGCAGCGCGCTGGCGATCGCGTACGCGGAAACCCACCCCGAACGCGTGAGCGCGCTGATCGTGCGCGGCATCTTCACGATGCGTCGCGCGGAGTTGCTGTGGTACTACCAGGCAGGCGCATCGTGGCTGTTTCCCGATCACTGGGAAGACTTCCTCGCTCCGATTCCGGAGGCCGAGCGCGGCGACCTGATGGCCGCCTACCATCGCCGCCTCACGGGCGACGACGAAGCCGCGAAGCTCGAAGCCGCACGCGCGTGGAGCGTCTGGGAAGGCCGCACGATCACGCTGCTGCCCGATCCCGCGCTCGCCGCGCACTTCGCGGACGGCCACTACGCGCTCGCGTTCGCGCGGATCGAAAACCACTACTTCGTGAACAAGGGCTTCGTCGAGGAAGGCCAGTTGCTGCGCGACGCGCACCGGCTCGCCGGCATTCCTGGCGTGATCGTGCAGGGCCGCTATGACATCGCGACGCCGGCACGTACCGCATGGGAGTTGTCGAAGGCGTGGCCGGATGCGACGTTCGAGATCGTGCCCGGCGCCGGGCATGCATACAACGAACCGGGGATTCTGGAAGCGCTGGTCGCGGCGACGGACCGGTTCGCGGCCTGA
- a CDS encoding acyltransferase family protein, translating into MNHRVTQLTGLRAVAVAMVVVGHAEHVLPGGYTGWYAPLRLIADGRLGVLIFFVLSGFLITNVLRAEFARTGGVALTSFYVRRALRIWPACYVYLAAVAIVAFTGSFDVDRRQWLYAALHLWNYSAWFGLTGDNSLHPDGAWYLGHFWSLALEEQFYWFWPLLFVFGIRRAGTRWLAALILIVPLVRAATYFLAPALRGQLGMMLHTGIDPILIGCYASLNRERLEAWIGSWRGEARIVTALVFVVLLGMPLAEHRLGGFWNATYGVTLEAALIALVIVVLNFRSEFWCARWLRAGPVVFVGTISFSLYLWQQPFANPRLPVPHGFPLGIVWALIAATASYFLVEKPFLRLKDRYSAREARRVRGDALRMPAPTDAIGPKVVE; encoded by the coding sequence ATGAACCATCGCGTCACGCAGTTGACCGGGTTGCGCGCCGTCGCGGTCGCGATGGTCGTCGTCGGTCATGCCGAGCATGTGCTGCCCGGCGGCTATACGGGCTGGTACGCGCCGTTGCGGCTGATCGCCGACGGCCGGCTCGGCGTGCTGATCTTCTTCGTGCTGAGCGGTTTCCTGATCACCAACGTGCTGCGCGCCGAGTTCGCGCGCACGGGCGGCGTCGCGCTCACGTCGTTCTACGTGCGCCGCGCGTTGCGGATCTGGCCGGCCTGCTACGTGTATCTCGCGGCCGTTGCGATCGTGGCCTTCACCGGCTCGTTCGACGTCGATCGCCGGCAATGGCTCTATGCGGCGCTGCACCTGTGGAATTACTCGGCGTGGTTCGGGCTGACCGGAGACAACTCGTTGCATCCGGACGGTGCGTGGTACCTCGGCCATTTCTGGTCGCTCGCGCTCGAGGAGCAGTTCTACTGGTTCTGGCCGCTGCTGTTCGTGTTCGGCATCCGCCGCGCCGGCACGCGCTGGCTGGCCGCGCTGATCCTGATCGTGCCGCTGGTGCGCGCCGCCACGTATTTCCTGGCGCCCGCGCTGCGCGGACAACTCGGGATGATGCTGCATACGGGTATCGATCCGATCCTGATCGGCTGCTATGCGTCGCTCAACCGCGAACGGCTCGAAGCGTGGATAGGTTCGTGGCGCGGGGAGGCGCGCATCGTGACGGCGCTCGTGTTCGTCGTACTGCTCGGCATGCCGCTCGCCGAACACCGGCTCGGCGGTTTCTGGAATGCGACGTACGGCGTGACGCTCGAAGCCGCGCTGATCGCGCTCGTGATCGTCGTGCTGAATTTCCGCAGCGAGTTCTGGTGCGCGCGCTGGTTGCGCGCCGGGCCGGTGGTGTTCGTCGGCACGATTTCGTTCAGTCTTTATCTGTGGCAGCAGCCGTTTGCGAATCCGCGATTGCCGGTGCCGCACGGGTTTCCGCTCGGCATCGTGTGGGCGCTGATTGCCGCGACCGCCAGCTACTTTCTCGTCGAGAAACCGTTCCTGCGGCTCAAGGATCGCTATTCGGCGCGCGAGGCGCGACGCGTGCGGGGCGATGCGTTGCGGATGCCGGCGCCGACCGATGCGATCGGGCCGAAGGTGGTGGAGTAG
- a CDS encoding cupin domain-containing protein, with product MDQPQACMIAADAIPRTKPSNYPEPFASRMTGREKKPLGDPFGLSQFGVNLTTLSPGAVSALHHRHSKQDEWVYVLSGEVTLYVGDESYLMRPGMCAGFRANGMAHHLQNNSAADATIIEVGSRVSGDAVSYATDDLVAVMGSNGQWGFQHKNGEPY from the coding sequence ATGGATCAGCCCCAAGCTTGCATGATCGCCGCCGATGCAATACCCCGTACCAAACCTTCAAACTACCCTGAGCCGTTTGCCTCGCGCATGACGGGACGGGAGAAGAAACCTCTTGGCGATCCGTTCGGTTTGAGTCAGTTTGGTGTGAACTTGACGACGTTGAGCCCCGGCGCGGTGTCTGCTCTGCACCATCGGCACTCGAAACAGGACGAGTGGGTGTATGTCCTCAGCGGCGAGGTCACCCTCTACGTCGGTGACGAAAGCTACCTCATGCGACCTGGAATGTGCGCCGGGTTTCGCGCGAATGGCATGGCGCACCATCTACAAAATAACTCGGCAGCCGATGCCACGATCATCGAGGTCGGCAGCAGGGTATCTGGCGACGCAGTAAGCTATGCAACGGACGATCTCGTTGCTGTGATGGGTTCAAACGGCCAGTGGGGTTTCCAGCACAAGAACGGTGAACCCTACTAA
- a CDS encoding 2-aminoethylphosphonate aminotransferase, producing the protein MLLLNPGPVTLTERVRRSLLQPDLCHRESEFFDLQDEARARLVAAYELDPAEWAAVLMTGSGTAAVESMIAALVPQDGKLLVIENGVYGERITQIATQYGIAHDVLKHEWMQAPDLAQIGAKLDAGGYSHVAVIHHETTTGRLNDLGAIADVCRARGVKMLVDGVSSFGAEAIDFAGGDIDAVAATANKCLHGVPGAAFVIVRRSALAKAASRTYYLDLGRLAKLQDQRNTPFTPSVHAYYALVEALREFDEAGGWRARHAHYKALADQAQAGLAARGMPLVLPEGASSVVLRAYRLPQGVTYETLHDGLKARGFVIYAGQGGLSKELFRISTMGAIQAADVERLLEGFTALTR; encoded by the coding sequence ATGCTGCTGCTGAACCCCGGCCCGGTCACGCTCACCGAACGCGTGCGCCGCAGCCTGCTGCAACCCGATCTGTGCCATCGCGAAAGCGAGTTCTTCGACCTGCAGGATGAAGCGCGCGCGCGCCTCGTCGCCGCGTACGAACTCGATCCGGCCGAATGGGCCGCCGTGCTGATGACGGGTTCGGGCACCGCCGCCGTCGAGAGCATGATCGCCGCGCTCGTGCCGCAGGACGGCAAGCTGCTCGTGATCGAGAACGGCGTGTACGGCGAGCGGATCACGCAGATCGCCACGCAGTACGGCATCGCGCACGACGTGTTGAAGCATGAGTGGATGCAGGCGCCCGATCTCGCGCAGATCGGTGCGAAGCTCGACGCGGGCGGGTACTCGCATGTCGCCGTGATTCATCATGAAACGACGACGGGCCGGCTGAACGATCTCGGCGCGATTGCGGACGTGTGCCGTGCGCGCGGTGTGAAGATGCTCGTGGATGGCGTCAGCAGCTTCGGCGCGGAAGCGATCGACTTCGCCGGTGGCGACATCGATGCGGTTGCCGCCACCGCGAACAAGTGCCTGCACGGCGTGCCCGGCGCGGCGTTCGTGATCGTGCGCCGTAGTGCGCTCGCGAAGGCGGCGAGCCGGACTTACTATCTCGATCTCGGTCGGCTTGCAAAGCTGCAGGATCAGCGCAATACGCCGTTTACGCCGTCCGTGCATGCGTATTACGCGCTCGTCGAGGCGCTGCGCGAGTTCGATGAGGCCGGCGGCTGGCGTGCGCGACATGCGCATTACAAGGCGCTTGCGGATCAGGCGCAGGCGGGGCTTGCTGCGCGCGGGATGCCGCTGGTGCTGCCGGAAGGTGCGTCGTCGGTCGTGCTGCGTGCGTATCGGTTGCCGCAGGGCGTCACGTACGAGACGCTGCACGACGGGCTGAAGGCGCGTGGTTTCGTGATTTATGCGGGGCAAGGCGGGCTGTCGAAGGAGTTGTTCCGCATCTCCACGATGGGCGCGATTCAAGCGGCCGATGTCGAGCGGTTGCTGGAAGGGTTTACGGCGCTGACGCGGTAA
- the aepY gene encoding phosphonopyruvate decarboxylase, with translation MIEAAQFVEAARERGFDWYAGVPCSYLTPFINYVLQDPTLHYVSAANEGDAVALIAGATLGGKRGIAMMQNSGLGNAVSPLTSLTWTFRLPQLLIVTWRGQPGVADEPQHALMGPITPAMLDTMEIPWETFPTDPEQVGPALDRAIAHMDATGRPYALVMQKGSVAPYELKANPAAKPRAHVAAQSSSRAGSADAWPTRHDALQRVIAHTPVDSTVVLASTGFCGRELYALDDRPNQLYMVGSMGCVTPLALGLALARPDLRVVAVDGDGAALMRMGVFATLGTYGPANLTHVLLDNGAHESTGGQATVSQHVSFAGVAAACGYASAVEGDTLDVLDATLAATGNGAQFVRVAIRTGVPDGLPRPTVTPVEVKTRLMRHIGAAQTAAHVEGAH, from the coding sequence ATGATCGAAGCGGCACAGTTCGTCGAGGCCGCGCGCGAACGCGGCTTCGACTGGTACGCGGGCGTGCCCTGCTCGTACCTGACGCCGTTCATCAATTACGTGCTGCAGGACCCGACGCTGCACTACGTGTCGGCCGCGAACGAAGGCGACGCGGTCGCGCTGATCGCAGGCGCGACGCTCGGCGGCAAGCGCGGGATCGCGATGATGCAGAACTCGGGGCTCGGCAACGCGGTGAGCCCGCTCACGTCGCTGACCTGGACGTTCCGGCTGCCGCAGTTGCTGATCGTCACGTGGCGCGGCCAGCCGGGTGTGGCCGACGAGCCGCAGCACGCGCTGATGGGGCCGATCACGCCCGCGATGCTCGACACGATGGAGATCCCGTGGGAGACGTTCCCGACCGACCCCGAACAGGTCGGCCCGGCGCTCGACCGTGCAATCGCGCACATGGACGCGACGGGCCGCCCGTATGCGCTCGTGATGCAGAAAGGCAGCGTCGCGCCGTATGAACTGAAGGCGAATCCGGCCGCGAAGCCGCGCGCGCACGTCGCCGCGCAATCGTCGTCGCGCGCCGGGTCGGCCGATGCATGGCCGACCCGCCACGACGCGCTGCAGCGCGTGATCGCGCATACGCCGGTCGATTCGACCGTCGTGCTTGCGTCGACCGGTTTCTGCGGCCGCGAACTCTACGCGCTCGACGATCGCCCGAACCAGCTGTACATGGTCGGCTCGATGGGCTGCGTGACGCCGCTCGCGCTCGGCCTCGCGCTCGCGCGCCCCGACCTGCGCGTGGTGGCCGTCGACGGCGACGGCGCCGCGCTGATGCGCATGGGCGTGTTCGCGACGCTCGGCACCTACGGCCCGGCCAACCTCACGCACGTGCTGCTCGACAATGGCGCGCACGAATCGACCGGCGGCCAGGCGACCGTGTCGCAACATGTGTCGTTCGCGGGCGTTGCCGCCGCGTGCGGGTATGCGTCGGCGGTCGAAGGCGATACGCTCGACGTGCTCGATGCGACGCTGGCCGCAACGGGGAACGGTGCGCAATTCGTTCGCGTGGCGATCCGCACGGGCGTGCCCGACGGCCTGCCCCGCCCGACCGTCACGCCGGTCGAGGTCAAGACCCGTCTGATGCGGCACATCGGCGCCGCGCAGACCGCCGCCCACGTTGAAGGAGCTCATTGA
- the aepX gene encoding phosphoenolpyruvate mutase, with amino-acid sequence MNAREPNFTESRSARLRRMLVSSDLEFLMEAHNGLSARIVREAGFKGIWASGLAISAQFGVRDNNEASWTQVVDVLEFMADASDLPILLDGDTGYGNFNNVRRLVKKLEQRGIAGVCIEDKQFPKTNSFIDGERQPLAEIDEFCGKIKAGKDSQTDPDFSIVARVEALIAGWGMDEALRRANAYAEAGADAILIHSKLSRPDEILQFAREWSGKAPLVIVPTKYYSTPTDVFRQAGISTVIWANHLIRASASAMQAVAREIHENETLINVEDRVASVNEIFRLQDADEYSAAERIYLSSSSRASNAAVVLAASRGKGLEAVTEDKPKVMLPVAGKPLLRWLVDGFKKQGVNDITVVGGYRADAIDTSGIKLVVNERHAQTGELASLACAAERLTGDTVISYGDLLFRSYILRDLAESEAEFSVVVDSSLTEPSNQSVRDFALCSAADDRGLFGQKTYLQRVSSDVAAGTPHGRWIGLLNVRGAGVDRLKAMLATLQARPDFDTLDIPSLLNELIAAGEKIEVQYVHGHWRGVNDLEDFRRAGDFAHGQTPLSEPGAGNGGAQ; translated from the coding sequence ATGAACGCACGCGAACCCAACTTCACCGAATCGCGCAGCGCGCGCCTGCGTCGCATGCTCGTCAGCAGCGACCTCGAATTCCTGATGGAAGCGCACAACGGCCTGTCGGCGCGGATCGTCCGCGAGGCCGGCTTCAAGGGGATCTGGGCGTCGGGCCTCGCGATCTCCGCGCAATTCGGCGTGCGCGACAACAACGAGGCGAGCTGGACCCAGGTGGTCGACGTGCTCGAGTTCATGGCCGACGCGAGCGACCTGCCGATCCTGCTCGACGGCGACACCGGCTACGGCAACTTCAACAACGTGCGCCGCCTCGTGAAGAAGCTCGAGCAGCGCGGCATCGCGGGCGTCTGCATCGAGGACAAGCAGTTCCCGAAGACGAACAGCTTCATCGACGGCGAGCGCCAGCCGCTCGCCGAGATCGACGAGTTCTGCGGCAAGATCAAGGCCGGCAAGGATTCGCAGACCGATCCCGATTTCTCGATCGTCGCGCGCGTCGAGGCGCTGATCGCGGGCTGGGGGATGGACGAAGCGCTGCGCCGCGCGAACGCGTATGCGGAAGCCGGCGCCGATGCGATCCTGATCCACAGCAAGCTGTCGCGTCCGGACGAGATCCTGCAGTTCGCGCGCGAATGGAGCGGCAAGGCGCCGCTCGTGATCGTGCCGACCAAGTACTACAGCACGCCGACCGACGTGTTCCGCCAGGCCGGCATCAGCACCGTGATCTGGGCGAACCACCTGATCCGCGCGTCCGCGTCGGCGATGCAGGCCGTCGCGCGCGAGATCCACGAGAATGAAACGCTGATCAACGTCGAAGACCGCGTCGCGTCGGTCAACGAGATCTTCCGCCTGCAGGACGCCGACGAGTATTCGGCGGCCGAGCGCATCTACCTGTCGTCGTCGTCGCGCGCGTCGAATGCGGCGGTCGTGCTCGCGGCGAGCCGCGGCAAGGGCCTCGAAGCCGTCACCGAAGACAAGCCCAAGGTCATGCTGCCGGTCGCCGGCAAGCCGCTGTTGCGCTGGCTCGTCGACGGCTTCAAGAAGCAAGGCGTAAACGACATCACCGTGGTCGGCGGCTACCGCGCCGATGCGATCGACACGTCGGGCATCAAGCTCGTCGTCAACGAACGCCATGCGCAGACGGGCGAGCTCGCGTCGCTCGCCTGCGCGGCCGAACGCCTGACCGGCGACACCGTGATCTCGTACGGCGACCTGCTGTTCCGCAGCTACATCCTGCGCGACCTCGCGGAGAGCGAGGCCGAGTTCAGCGTGGTGGTCGATTCGTCGCTGACCGAGCCGTCGAACCAGAGCGTGCGCGACTTCGCCCTCTGCTCGGCAGCCGACGATCGCGGCCTGTTCGGCCAGAAGACCTACCTGCAACGCGTGTCGAGCGACGTCGCCGCGGGCACCCCGCACGGCCGCTGGATCGGCCTGCTGAACGTGCGCGGCGCCGGTGTCGACCGCCTGAAGGCGATGCTCGCGACGCTGCAGGCACGCCCCGATTTCGACACGCTCGACATCCCGTCGCTGCTGAACGAACTGATCGCCGCCGGCGAGAAGATCGAGGTGCAGTACGTGCACGGCCACTGGCGCGGCGTCAACGACCTGGAAGACTTCCGCCGCGCGGGCGACTTCGCGCACGGCCAGACGCCGCTGTCCGAACCGGGCGCCGGCAACGGGGGCGCGCAATGA
- a CDS encoding phosphocholine cytidylyltransferase family protein yields the protein MRAIILAAGLGLRLQQPPEAQFPKCLLRFDDVSLLERHLRVLDAAGVDEIVLGLGFQHEKVEQELKRLGRQAEIVINDRYDLGSVLTVHTVADAMTRGGDVLLMDADVLYDENILHALVADADKPVDRLLIDRDFEAGDEPVKLCLKNGVPVELRKQLAVDLDYDTIGESVGFFRFTEGTARRLATIVAGYVDSGRANMPHEEAVRDLLLEGGHAFDVADVTGSPWIEIDFPNDVARATQDILPLIQRTTAGAAR from the coding sequence ATGCGAGCCATCATTCTTGCGGCAGGCCTCGGCTTGCGCCTGCAACAACCGCCCGAAGCGCAGTTCCCGAAGTGCCTGCTGCGCTTCGACGACGTGTCGCTGCTCGAGCGCCATCTGCGCGTGCTCGATGCCGCGGGCGTCGACGAGATCGTGCTCGGGCTCGGCTTTCAGCACGAGAAAGTCGAGCAGGAACTGAAGCGCCTCGGCCGCCAGGCCGAGATCGTGATCAACGACCGCTACGACCTCGGCAGCGTGCTGACCGTGCATACCGTCGCCGATGCGATGACGCGCGGCGGCGACGTGCTGTTGATGGACGCGGACGTGCTGTACGACGAGAACATCCTGCACGCGCTGGTGGCCGACGCCGACAAGCCGGTCGATCGCCTGCTGATCGATCGCGACTTCGAGGCCGGCGACGAACCCGTCAAGCTGTGCCTGAAGAACGGCGTGCCGGTCGAGCTGCGCAAGCAGCTCGCGGTCGACCTCGACTACGACACGATCGGCGAATCCGTCGGCTTCTTCCGCTTCACCGAAGGCACCGCGCGCCGCCTCGCGACGATCGTCGCGGGCTACGTCGACAGCGGCCGCGCAAACATGCCGCACGAGGAAGCCGTGCGCGACCTGCTGCTCGAAGGCGGCCATGCGTTCGACGTCGCCGACGTCACCGGCTCGCCGTGGATCGAGATCGACTTCCCGAACGACGTCGCACGCGCGACGCAAGACATTCTCCCCCTGATTCAACGCACCACCGCCGGAGCCGCACGATGA
- a CDS encoding HpnL family protein: protein MTRAGLILLSLGTALFIALLAWQGIGAVASTFLAAGWGLALVAAFHVVPLAIDAVAISVMFRRGQPAAELGNALRARWVGESVNSLLPAGQIGGPVLMVRHLAQRGTRMADAAAAVTVSTTMQALAQMAFALIGIAAFSLYATHESVAHLRTPALIATGVLGALAVMFYLAQRRGLFGRGLRLASKLLGPRDWSSLATRADAIDDAVGALYRDRAKVAKTFALSLAGWIVGTAEVWLALHFLGHPVSWLDALLLESVGQAIRGAAFAIPGSLGAQEGGYLLLAPLVGLPPDAALALSLAKRARELALGLPGLLYLHFSERNWQRRHAPQPLAD, encoded by the coding sequence ATGACACGCGCGGGCCTCATCCTGCTGTCCCTCGGGACCGCACTCTTCATCGCACTCCTGGCCTGGCAGGGCATCGGCGCGGTAGCGTCCACGTTCCTCGCGGCCGGCTGGGGCCTCGCGCTCGTCGCGGCGTTCCACGTCGTGCCGCTCGCGATCGACGCGGTCGCGATCTCCGTGATGTTCCGCCGCGGGCAGCCCGCCGCCGAACTCGGCAATGCGCTGCGCGCGCGCTGGGTCGGCGAATCGGTGAACAGCCTGCTGCCCGCCGGGCAGATCGGCGGCCCGGTGCTGATGGTGCGCCACCTCGCGCAGCGCGGCACGCGGATGGCCGATGCGGCCGCCGCCGTGACCGTCAGCACGACGATGCAGGCGCTCGCGCAAATGGCCTTCGCGCTGATCGGCATCGCCGCGTTCAGCCTGTATGCGACGCACGAGTCGGTCGCGCACCTGCGCACGCCCGCGCTGATCGCCACCGGCGTGCTCGGCGCGCTCGCGGTGATGTTCTATCTGGCGCAGCGGCGCGGGCTGTTCGGCCGCGGGCTGCGCCTCGCGTCGAAGCTGCTCGGCCCGCGCGACTGGTCGTCGCTCGCCACGCGCGCCGACGCGATCGACGACGCGGTCGGCGCGCTGTACCGCGATCGCGCGAAAGTCGCGAAGACCTTCGCATTGAGTCTCGCCGGCTGGATCGTCGGCACCGCGGAAGTGTGGCTCGCGCTGCACTTCCTCGGGCATCCGGTGAGCTGGCTCGACGCGCTGCTGCTCGAAAGCGTCGGCCAGGCGATTCGCGGGGCGGCCTTCGCGATCCCGGGCTCGCTCGGCGCGCAGGAAGGCGGCTACCTGCTGCTCGCGCCGCTGGTCGGGTTGCCGCCCGACGCGGCGCTCGCGCTGTCGCTCGCGAAGCGCGCGCGCGAACTCGCGCTCGGCCTGCCCGGCCTGCTCTATCTGCATTTCAGTGAAAGAAACTGGCAGCGGCGCCATGCGCCGCAGCCGCTCGCCGACTGA
- a CDS encoding HalD/BesD family halogenase — MTPSTRDDSVLSPARPAPVRAAAADPDRTVADCVGRLDLDRLRDDYTRQGSFLYLDAFLPADAHAKLANAARAMQAGLNRNYLPGHKQGGSVSRHTIDEQAPYIAELYRSKALIGFLEKITGDKLMLSPDDDPHAYALYYYTKPGDHIGWHYDTSYYDGRRYTLLIGVIDESSCRLDYELHTRNPDVADEPGSVQIADGGIVLFDGDKLRHRITPLGQNEIRVSLTFEYVTNPGMRPWKRFISNMKDAIAYFGFRQVFKQLATRRTSGS, encoded by the coding sequence ATGACTCCTAGCACGCGCGACGATTCCGTGCTGAGCCCGGCACGCCCCGCGCCCGTGCGCGCGGCCGCGGCCGATCCCGATCGCACCGTGGCCGACTGCGTCGGCCGGCTCGACCTCGACCGCCTGCGCGACGACTACACGCGCCAGGGCTCGTTCCTCTACCTCGACGCGTTCCTGCCGGCCGACGCGCACGCGAAGCTGGCGAATGCCGCCCGCGCGATGCAGGCCGGCCTGAACCGCAATTACCTGCCCGGCCACAAGCAGGGCGGCAGCGTGAGCCGCCATACGATCGACGAGCAGGCGCCGTACATCGCCGAGCTGTATCGCTCGAAGGCGCTGATCGGTTTCCTCGAGAAAATCACGGGCGACAAGCTGATGCTGTCGCCGGACGACGATCCGCACGCGTACGCGCTGTATTACTACACGAAGCCCGGCGACCACATCGGCTGGCACTACGACACGTCGTACTACGACGGCCGCCGCTACACGCTGCTGATCGGCGTGATCGACGAATCGTCGTGCCGGCTCGACTACGAACTGCACACGCGCAACCCGGACGTCGCCGACGAACCGGGCTCCGTGCAGATCGCCGACGGCGGCATCGTGCTGTTCGACGGCGACAAGCTGCGCCACCGCATCACGCCGCTCGGCCAGAACGAAATACGCGTGTCGCTCACGTTCGAATACGTGACGAACCCCGGCATGCGGCCGTGGAAGCGCTTCATCTCGAACATGAAGGACGCGATCGCGTATTTCGGTTTCCGCCAGGTGTTCAAGCAACTGGCGACGCGACGCACGAGCGGGTCATGA